In a single window of the Rhodoferax saidenbachensis genome:
- a CDS encoding ABC transporter substrate-binding protein, translating to MSLITHPGRRLFLGSLASLAAASAAPAWAQGPKLTTGAPPLALVQIADMSAGQIDVSKDFLVGARAAWQDINAKGGLRGRPIQHLTLEVDGSAASLRQAVDSVRNQPRVLALLGTVGDRAAAQVTDLLRRDLPDMAHVAPWLQNTSSSGDGNTFAIFASRQEQITHAVRSLSVMGVAELGAVYASPAEYATYRDDVEKTAASLKLRLRSYGPVADLQQLGRTLSPDSPRILIFLGGTPELLQFTQGIDKQAAQRYIIAMSDVNLQALQQMGLSRHAPVIATQVVPLVNSPAPVVKAYRDTLARLFDEPPTPQSLAGFIAARYSYEVLLGLEASPSRASVLQAFARRAVVDVGGYRIDPDPRRKNSAFVTQSMISSDGRLVG from the coding sequence ATGTCGTTGATCACCCACCCCGGCCGCCGCCTCTTTCTGGGCTCCCTCGCCAGCCTCGCCGCCGCCAGCGCGGCCCCCGCCTGGGCGCAAGGCCCCAAACTGACCACCGGCGCACCGCCACTGGCTCTGGTGCAAATTGCCGACATGTCCGCCGGGCAGATCGATGTGAGTAAAGATTTTTTGGTCGGCGCCCGCGCCGCCTGGCAGGACATCAACGCCAAAGGCGGCCTGCGCGGCCGCCCCATCCAGCACCTGACCCTGGAAGTGGACGGCAGCGCCGCCAGCCTGCGCCAGGCGGTGGACAGCGTCCGCAACCAGCCCCGGGTGCTGGCACTGCTGGGCACCGTGGGGGACCGTGCCGCAGCCCAGGTGACAGACCTGTTGCGCCGCGACCTGCCTGACATGGCCCACGTCGCGCCCTGGCTGCAAAACACGTCCTCCAGCGGTGATGGAAACACCTTTGCCATCTTCGCCTCGCGCCAGGAACAGATCACCCACGCGGTGCGCTCACTGTCCGTCATGGGCGTGGCAGAGCTGGGCGCCGTCTACGCCTCCCCGGCGGAATACGCCACCTACCGCGACGATGTAGAAAAAACGGCAGCCTCCCTCAAGCTGCGCCTGCGCTCGTACGGCCCGGTGGCCGACCTGCAGCAACTGGGCCGCACGCTGAGCCCAGACAGCCCGCGCATCCTGATTTTTCTGGGCGGCACGCCCGAGCTGCTGCAGTTCACCCAAGGCATCGACAAACAGGCAGCCCAGCGTTACATCATCGCCATGTCCGACGTGAACCTGCAGGCCCTGCAGCAAATGGGCCTGTCGCGCCACGCCCCGGTGATCGCCACGCAGGTGGTACCGCTGGTCAACTCCCCTGCTCCGGTGGTCAAGGCCTACCGCGACACCCTGGCCCGTCTGTTTGACGAACCGCCCACACCGCAAAGCCTGGCCGGTTTTATTGCCGCGCGCTACAGCTATGAAGTGCTGTTGGGCCTGGAGGCCAGCCCCAGCCGTGCCAGCGTATTGCAGGCCTTTGCGCGCCGCGCCGTGGTCGACGTAGGTGGTTACCGCATTGACCCCGACCCGCGCCGCAAGAACAGCGCCTTTGTCACTCAAAGCATGATTTCCAGCGACGGACGGCTGGTTGGCTAA
- the pstS gene encoding phosphate ABC transporter substrate-binding protein PstS: MKTLFQQPILAIAVAASLSFAGVSASAQEITGAGASFPAPIYAKWASDYNKATGVKVNYQSIGSGGGIKQIDSKTVDFGASDAPLTDDVLKTKGQMQFPTVLGGVVPVINVKGIEPGQLKLTGQVLGDIYLGKISKWNDPAIKALNPTLALPDAAIAQVRRADGSGTTFIFTNYLSKVNAEWKSKVGEGTAVNWPVGAGGKGNEGVAAFVGRLPNSLGYVEYSYVKQNKLNYAIMQNSAGNFVKPDDEAFKAAAAGADWSKSFYQILTNQPGKDAWPISGATFILMHLKQDKPANATETLKFFNWAYANGAKAAADLDYVPMPPAVIAAIQKSWGEIKDGAGKPVAFK, translated from the coding sequence ATGAAGACATTGTTCCAACAACCGATTCTGGCGATCGCCGTCGCTGCTTCCCTGAGTTTTGCCGGTGTGAGTGCCAGCGCCCAGGAAATTACCGGTGCGGGTGCTTCTTTCCCCGCCCCCATCTATGCCAAGTGGGCGTCTGACTACAACAAAGCCACCGGCGTCAAGGTGAACTACCAATCCATCGGCTCCGGCGGCGGCATCAAACAGATTGATTCCAAGACCGTGGACTTCGGCGCATCCGATGCCCCTCTGACCGACGACGTGCTCAAGACCAAGGGCCAGATGCAGTTCCCCACCGTGTTGGGCGGCGTGGTTCCCGTGATCAACGTCAAGGGTATTGAACCCGGCCAACTGAAGCTGACCGGCCAAGTGCTGGGCGATATTTACCTGGGCAAGATTTCCAAGTGGAACGACCCCGCCATCAAGGCGCTGAACCCCACACTGGCACTGCCTGACGCTGCCATTGCCCAAGTGCGCCGCGCTGATGGCTCCGGCACCACCTTCATCTTCACCAACTACCTGAGCAAGGTCAACGCTGAGTGGAAGTCCAAAGTGGGCGAGGGCACGGCCGTGAACTGGCCTGTGGGCGCCGGTGGCAAGGGCAATGAAGGCGTGGCCGCATTTGTGGGTCGCCTGCCCAATTCCCTGGGTTATGTGGAATATTCCTACGTCAAGCAGAACAAGCTGAACTACGCGATCATGCAAAACTCTGCTGGCAACTTTGTCAAGCCCGATGACGAAGCCTTCAAGGCCGCAGCCGCTGGTGCGGACTGGAGCAAGTCCTTCTACCAAATCCTGACCAATCAGCCTGGCAAAGATGCATGGCCCATCAGCGGCGCGACCTTTATCCTGATGCACCTGAAGCAGGACAAGCCCGCCAACGCGACGGAAACGCTGAAGTTCTTCAACTGGGCTTACGCCAACGGCGCCAAAGCAGCGGCTGATCTGGACTATGTGCCTATGCCTCCTGCGGTGATCGCTGCCATCCAGAAATCCTGGGGCGAGATCAAGGACGGCGCTGGCAAGCCAGTCGCTTTCAAGTAA
- a CDS encoding Ppx/GppA phosphatase family protein, with protein sequence MQTGQRLAAVDLGSNSFRLEIGRVEHGDFHRIEYLKETVRQGGGLDEERNLTPQAMQAGWDCLARFGERLAGFKPHEVRAVATQTLREARNRDVFLQRANTVLGFPIDVISGREEARLIYQGVAHMLPPSDERRLVIDIGGRSTELILGQGLVPRVMESFRVGSIAWSKRYFADGQFTKKSFEIAEIAATAVLDEAFDAYRPDNWDTAYGSAGTVGAIGDVLVAAGWPAGNITQEGLDWLLEKLIAAQSADKLRLPGMREDRKAIIGGGVSVMRSVFHLLGIERMEMAAGGLRHGLLCDLLGTSEKAGDLRVKSVERLATKFQIDRVHGERVGKVALHLFAPLLAAHSDASGLPPDRLQRKLLWAAQLHEIGSHISHSDYHKHGAYILDNADTVGFSLSEMHRLSLLVLGHRGKLRKLETELADDSLTLQLMSLRLAVLLCHARRDPDLDGLQITQVDAPARHIRLRCRAGWATSYPQSAHLLREEVQAWQKTAWTLEVTGL encoded by the coding sequence ATGCAAACGGGACAACGTCTGGCCGCCGTGGATCTGGGCTCCAACAGTTTTCGCCTCGAAATCGGGCGCGTCGAACACGGTGACTTTCACCGCATCGAATACCTCAAGGAAACCGTACGCCAGGGCGGCGGCCTGGACGAAGAGCGCAATCTCACGCCCCAGGCCATGCAGGCCGGCTGGGACTGCCTGGCCCGTTTTGGTGAACGTCTGGCCGGCTTCAAACCCCACGAAGTACGCGCGGTCGCCACCCAAACCCTGCGCGAAGCGCGCAACCGCGACGTCTTCCTGCAACGTGCCAATACCGTGCTGGGGTTCCCCATCGACGTGATCTCCGGCCGTGAAGAAGCCCGCCTGATCTACCAGGGCGTGGCGCATATGCTGCCCCCGTCCGACGAGCGGCGTCTGGTGATCGACATTGGCGGGCGCTCCACCGAACTGATTCTGGGCCAGGGGCTGGTCCCCCGCGTCATGGAATCCTTCCGCGTGGGCAGCATTGCCTGGTCCAAACGTTATTTTGCCGACGGCCAGTTCACCAAAAAATCGTTCGAAATCGCCGAAATTGCAGCCACCGCCGTGCTGGACGAAGCCTTTGACGCCTACCGCCCCGACAACTGGGACACCGCCTATGGTTCCGCCGGTACCGTGGGCGCGATTGGTGACGTACTGGTGGCCGCCGGCTGGCCCGCTGGCAACATCACCCAGGAAGGCCTGGACTGGCTGCTGGAGAAACTGATTGCCGCGCAAAGCGCAGACAAGCTACGCCTGCCTGGCATGCGCGAAGACCGCAAGGCCATTATTGGCGGTGGCGTCAGCGTGATGCGCTCGGTGTTCCATCTGCTGGGTATTGAGCGCATGGAAATGGCCGCCGGTGGCCTGCGCCACGGTTTGTTGTGTGACCTGCTGGGCACCTCCGAAAAAGCCGGCGACCTGCGTGTCAAAAGCGTAGAGCGACTGGCCACCAAATTCCAGATCGACCGGGTCCATGGCGAACGCGTCGGCAAGGTCGCGCTTCATCTGTTCGCCCCCCTGCTGGCAGCGCACAGCGATGCCAGTGGCCTGCCGCCCGACCGGCTGCAGCGCAAGCTGCTGTGGGCCGCGCAGCTGCATGAGATTGGCAGCCATATCTCGCACAGCGATTACCACAAACACGGCGCCTATATCCTGGACAACGCTGACACGGTAGGCTTCTCGCTGTCGGAAATGCACCGCCTGAGCCTCTTGGTGCTAGGCCACCGTGGCAAGCTGCGCAAGCTGGAAACCGAGCTGGCAGACGACAGCCTGACCTTGCAACTCATGAGCCTGCGGCTGGCCGTACTCCTGTGCCACGCCCGGCGTGACCCCGATCTGGACGGCCTGCAAATCACGCAGGTGGATGCACCGGCCCGCCATATCCGCCTGCGCTGCCGTGCCGGCTGGGCCACCAGCTACCCGCAATCAGCCCACCTGCTGCGTGAAGAAGTCCAAGCCTGGCAAAAGACAGCCTGGACACTCGAAGTCACAGGCCTTTAA
- the phoU gene encoding phosphate signaling complex protein PhoU, which yields MSDKHLSTQFDSELTSVSAQVMELGGLVESQIRQAIYALSQFSVEVANEVTTREARVNAMELEIDRDLSSIIARRQPTARDLRLLIAISKTTANLERVGDEAEKIARMVRSIIQSGAPRSLPSLELRVAADLASGLLNKALDAFARLDVNAAVTILKEDDLIDQEFDGFVRKLITYMMEDPRMISPSLDLLFLAKAIERIGDHAKNIAEFIIYVVKGEDIRHSSMEKIESVVK from the coding sequence ATGTCCGATAAACATTTGTCTACCCAGTTCGACAGCGAACTCACCTCCGTCTCGGCCCAGGTCATGGAGCTGGGTGGTCTGGTGGAATCCCAGATCCGTCAGGCCATCTACGCGCTGTCGCAGTTCAGTGTGGAAGTGGCCAACGAGGTTACAACCCGCGAAGCCCGCGTGAATGCAATGGAACTGGAGATCGACCGTGATCTCTCCAGCATCATCGCCCGCCGCCAGCCTACCGCGCGTGACCTGCGCCTGCTGATCGCCATCTCCAAGACCACGGCCAATCTGGAGCGTGTGGGTGACGAGGCTGAAAAAATTGCGCGCATGGTGCGCTCCATCATCCAGAGTGGCGCGCCACGCTCGCTGCCGTCGCTGGAGTTGCGCGTTGCGGCCGATCTGGCCTCCGGTCTGCTCAACAAGGCGCTGGATGCGTTTGCCCGACTCGATGTGAATGCCGCGGTCACCATTCTCAAAGAGGACGACCTGATTGACCAGGAGTTTGATGGTTTTGTGCGCAAGCTGATCACGTACATGATGGAAGATCCACGCATGATCTCGCCGAGCCTGGACCTGCTGTTCCTGGCCAAGGCCATTGAGCGTATCGGTGACCACGCGAAGAACATTGCAGAATTCATCATCTACGTGGTCAAGGGCGAAGATATTCGCCACTCCAGCATGGAGAAAATCGAATCGGTGGTTAAGTAA
- the phoB gene encoding phosphate regulon transcriptional regulator PhoB codes for MRNMPAVLIVEDEPAIAELIAVNLRHNGFRTTWALDSASAQRELDAALPDLILLDWMLPGESGLVLAKRWRAHPRTKAIPIIMLTARGDEADRVAGLDAGADDYIAKPFSTKELLARVRAVLRRRAPEQAGEAMTVGALVLDPSTHRVSFEEQPLKLGPTEFKLLQFLMASPERVHSRGQLLDKVWGDHVYIEERTVDVHVKRLRESLNQAGAMVETVRGAGYRLTAKPAPAAVPAEKTSA; via the coding sequence ATGAGAAACATGCCCGCAGTACTGATTGTTGAAGATGAACCGGCGATTGCCGAGCTCATCGCCGTCAATCTGCGGCACAACGGCTTTCGCACCACCTGGGCGCTGGACAGCGCCTCGGCCCAGCGCGAGCTGGATGCGGCCTTGCCAGACCTGATTCTGCTGGACTGGATGTTGCCTGGCGAAAGCGGTCTGGTGCTGGCCAAGCGCTGGCGTGCCCATCCGCGTACCAAGGCCATCCCCATCATCATGCTGACCGCGCGTGGCGATGAGGCTGACCGCGTGGCGGGCCTGGATGCCGGTGCAGATGACTACATTGCTAAACCGTTCTCCACCAAAGAATTGCTGGCCCGCGTGCGCGCTGTGCTGCGCCGCCGTGCCCCGGAGCAGGCAGGTGAGGCCATGACGGTAGGCGCGTTGGTGCTGGACCCTTCCACACACCGAGTGTCGTTTGAAGAGCAACCCCTGAAGCTCGGACCTACAGAATTCAAGCTGCTGCAATTCCTGATGGCAAGCCCCGAGCGGGTGCACAGCCGCGGGCAACTGCTGGACAAGGTGTGGGGCGACCACGTCTATATCGAAGAGCGGACGGTCGATGTGCACGTGAAGCGTCTGCGCGAATCCTTGAACCAGGCCGGTGCCATGGTGGAAACCGTGCGTGGTGCGGGCTACCGGCTGACGGCCAAACCCGCTCCCGCCGCAGTGCCGGCTGAAAAGACCAGCGCCTGA
- a CDS encoding fasciclin domain-containing protein → MNTPSSFTLSSGRRALLATALLALMTGCATVSTPVSVADTLANTPSLSTLNGLVASAGLTNTLKGSGPFTVFAPNNDAFKAVPAKTMDDLAKHPEKLKDLLTYHVLPGKTLAAQVKNSNAKTVNGAELALAKAGDIVTVENAMVTQADIQATNGVVHIIDTVLLPPAKK, encoded by the coding sequence ATGAACACCCCCTCTTCCTTCACTCTGTCTTCCGGCCGCCGCGCCCTGCTGGCCACTGCCCTGCTGGCCCTGATGACCGGCTGCGCCACCGTGTCCACCCCTGTCAGCGTGGCAGACACCCTGGCCAACACGCCGTCCCTGAGCACACTCAACGGCCTGGTCGCCTCTGCGGGCCTGACCAACACGCTCAAGGGCAGCGGCCCCTTCACCGTGTTTGCCCCCAACAACGACGCCTTCAAGGCCGTCCCCGCCAAGACCATGGACGACCTGGCCAAACACCCCGAAAAGCTCAAGGACCTGCTGACCTACCACGTGCTGCCCGGCAAAACCCTGGCCGCCCAGGTGAAAAACAGCAATGCCAAGACCGTGAACGGCGCCGAACTCGCCCTGGCCAAGGCCGGCGACATCGTGACCGTGGAAAACGCCATGGTCACCCAGGCCGACATCCAGGCCACCAACGGCGTGGTGCACATCATCGACACCGTCCTGCTGCCGCCAGCGAAGAAATAA
- the pstA gene encoding phosphate ABC transporter permease PstA: MSNAATHQARVAKFAQRKRVNTVATALALAAMAFGLFWLFWILWETIRLGFEGLTFATLTQMTPPPNEEGGLANAIYGSFLMVALATCVGTPIGVMAGIYLAEFDTKSWLAATTRFVNDILLSAPSIVVGLFVYSVVVSRFKSFSGYAGILALSLIVIPVVIRTTENMLQLVPAGLREAAYALGAPKWRVILSITLKAARAGVITGVLLAVARIAGETAPLLFTALSNQFWTSSLSEPMASLPVTIFKFAMSPYENWQKLAWAGVFLITLAVLVLNILARVLTRNKI, translated from the coding sequence ATGAGTAATGCTGCAACCCACCAGGCGCGTGTCGCCAAGTTCGCACAGCGCAAACGGGTCAACACCGTCGCCACAGCCCTCGCGCTGGCGGCCATGGCCTTTGGCCTGTTCTGGCTGTTCTGGATACTCTGGGAAACCATCCGTCTGGGTTTTGAAGGTCTGACCTTCGCCACGCTGACCCAGATGACGCCGCCACCGAACGAAGAGGGGGGCCTTGCGAATGCCATTTACGGCTCGTTCCTGATGGTGGCGCTGGCTACCTGTGTGGGCACGCCCATCGGTGTGATGGCAGGTATCTACCTGGCCGAGTTCGATACCAAGAGCTGGCTGGCGGCCACCACGCGGTTTGTGAACGACATCCTGTTGTCGGCACCCAGCATTGTGGTCGGCTTGTTTGTTTATTCGGTGGTCGTGTCGCGCTTCAAGTCCTTCTCGGGTTACGCCGGCATTCTGGCGCTGTCGCTGATCGTGATTCCGGTGGTGATCCGCACCACCGAAAACATGCTGCAACTGGTCCCTGCCGGTTTGCGGGAAGCGGCCTACGCACTGGGTGCACCCAAGTGGAGGGTGATTTTGAGCATCACCCTCAAGGCGGCACGCGCTGGTGTCATCACCGGTGTGCTGTTGGCCGTGGCCCGTATCGCTGGGGAAACTGCGCCTTTGTTGTTCACGGCGTTGAGCAATCAGTTCTGGACTTCGTCCTTGAGCGAACCCATGGCCAGCCTGCCAGTCACGATCTTCAAGTTCGCCATGAGCCCTTATGAGAACTGGCAAAAATTGGCCTGGGCAGGTGTATTCCTGATCACCTTGGCTGTGCTGGTGCTGAACATCCTCGCCCGGGTACTGACCCGCAACAAGATTTGA
- the pstB gene encoding phosphate ABC transporter ATP-binding protein PstB — MITTSAVGNGTALAKEKTKISVKDLNFYYGKFHALKGINLEIPEKKVTAFIGPSGCGKSTLLRIFNRMFELYPEQRAEGQVLLDGENLLTSKDDVALLRAKVGMVFQKPTPFPMSIFDNIAFGVKLFESLNATDMEERVEWALRKSALWSEVKDKLHQSGSSLSGGQQQRLCIARGIAIKPEVLLLDEPCSALDPISTAKVEELIVELKNDYTVVIVTHNMQQAARCSDYTAYMYLGDLVEFGATEQMFFKPSRKETEDYITGRFG, encoded by the coding sequence ATGATCACTACCTCTGCAGTCGGCAACGGCACCGCCCTTGCCAAGGAAAAGACCAAGATATCGGTCAAGGACCTGAACTTCTATTACGGCAAGTTCCATGCGCTCAAGGGCATCAACCTGGAAATTCCCGAGAAGAAGGTCACTGCCTTTATCGGCCCCTCGGGCTGCGGCAAGTCCACACTGCTGCGCATTTTCAACCGCATGTTTGAGCTCTACCCGGAGCAACGTGCCGAAGGCCAGGTGCTGCTGGATGGCGAGAACCTGCTGACCAGCAAGGACGACGTAGCTTTGCTGCGCGCCAAGGTCGGCATGGTGTTCCAGAAACCTACGCCGTTCCCCATGTCCATCTTCGACAACATCGCGTTTGGCGTGAAGCTGTTTGAGTCGCTCAACGCCACCGACATGGAAGAGCGCGTTGAATGGGCGCTGCGCAAATCGGCTTTGTGGTCGGAGGTAAAAGACAAGCTGCACCAAAGCGGCTCCAGCCTCTCGGGCGGACAGCAACAACGCCTGTGTATTGCACGCGGCATTGCCATCAAGCCCGAAGTGCTGCTGCTGGACGAACCTTGCTCGGCACTGGACCCGATTTCCACCGCCAAGGTGGAAGAGTTGATCGTCGAGCTGAAGAACGACTACACCGTGGTCATCGTGACCCACAACATGCAGCAGGCTGCGCGCTGCAGCGATTACACCGCCTATATGTACCTGGGCGACCTAGTGGAGTTTGGTGCCACAGAACAGATGTTCTTCAAGCCCAGCCGCAAGGAAACCGAAGACTACATCACTGGCCGTTTCGGCTGA
- the pstC gene encoding phosphate ABC transporter permease subunit PstC encodes MSSTILHGDSPALFPVNQPIRAMTQPPPVKKARSGPMLDRIFGWVAKGAALLTLGLLFAILLSLTISAWPAISKYGLGFLTSTTWDPVQEEFGGLVMIYGTLATSLIALIIAVPVSFGIALFLTELSPAWLKRPLGTAIELLAAVPSIVYGMWGLLVFGPVLATYVQQPLQALLTGVPYLGAFVSGPPVGIGILSAGIILAIMIIPFISAVMRDVFEVTPPLLKESAYGLGATTWEVVYKVVLPYTKTGVIGGVMLGLGRAIGETMAVTFVIGNFNQLDSLSLFQAANSITSALANEFAEAGEGLHQASLMYLGLVLFFITFVILSLSKMLLSQLRKSEGAKT; translated from the coding sequence ATGTCGTCTACCATCCTGCATGGGGATTCCCCGGCACTTTTTCCTGTAAACCAGCCCATACGCGCCATGACACAGCCTCCACCCGTGAAGAAGGCCCGCTCCGGCCCCATGCTTGACCGCATTTTTGGCTGGGTGGCCAAAGGCGCGGCCCTGCTGACCCTGGGTCTGCTGTTTGCGATTCTTCTGTCCTTGACCATCAGTGCCTGGCCTGCCATCAGCAAGTACGGTCTGGGTTTTCTGACCAGTACCACCTGGGACCCCGTGCAAGAGGAGTTTGGCGGCCTGGTGATGATTTACGGCACCCTGGCCACATCGCTGATCGCGTTGATCATTGCGGTGCCGGTGAGCTTCGGCATTGCGCTGTTCCTGACCGAGCTCTCTCCCGCCTGGCTCAAGCGCCCACTGGGTACCGCGATTGAACTGCTGGCTGCCGTGCCCTCCATCGTGTACGGCATGTGGGGTCTGCTGGTGTTTGGCCCCGTGCTGGCCACCTATGTGCAGCAGCCGCTGCAGGCCTTGCTGACCGGCGTGCCGTATTTGGGTGCCTTTGTATCGGGCCCGCCCGTAGGCATCGGCATTTTGTCCGCCGGCATCATTCTGGCGATCATGATCATTCCCTTCATCTCAGCCGTCATGCGCGACGTGTTTGAAGTGACGCCCCCGCTGCTCAAGGAGTCAGCCTACGGCCTGGGTGCTACCACCTGGGAAGTGGTTTACAAGGTGGTGCTGCCCTATACCAAGACCGGTGTGATCGGCGGCGTCATGCTGGGCCTGGGGCGCGCCATTGGCGAGACCATGGCCGTGACCTTTGTCATCGGCAATTTCAACCAGCTCGACAGCTTAAGCCTGTTCCAGGCAGCCAATAGCATTACCTCTGCATTGGCGAATGAGTTTGCCGAGGCGGGCGAAGGCCTGCACCAGGCCTCGCTGATGTATCTGGGGCTGGTACTTTTCTTTATCACCTTTGTGATTCTGTCGCTGTCCAAAATGCTGCTGTCGCAGTTGCGCAAGAGCGAAGGAGCAAAAACATGA